The following are from one region of the Betta splendens chromosome 15, fBetSpl5.4, whole genome shotgun sequence genome:
- the phactr2 gene encoding phosphatase and actin regulator 2 isoform X5, with product MEHDVEGLEKSASLASCDVGVEFASNTQNAPASRQQRGKLSSLGKLFKPWKWRKKKTSDKFQDLSKVLERKISTRQTREELIRKGVLIPEDEPVSSENLNGHAKASVTSEEVKVDIESPETALETQTAGTEDRPARRDTKPLAAANQARPREAQGKKQQGAAPPAASKPAGGAAATARHRDGASGAKKPAKAAGKAGSSTQAKANARSANNAASGTAKSSHPKKAGGTTKATSASSAPRPRSKEAGAAAQSDGKDTRTRKSDAPTSSSATQKAPTETPNPPGDLKSSPPSSDTKPNPSNAAGNETGGAQASPAPPPNSSAAGEETQRGLAPEPTAQSPSHVNTATEDTSFSEGEADSRSHGKTGREGAEEEKNGETESTVQNSPRSTSGRAERPQGLSVKTDQAEVTVIPDRPRDSQTSDSDSDGPILYRDEEEEDEEEDEYTNSSLASKIRRRDTLNIKLGNRPSKKELEEKNILPRSSETERHELRQQIGCKLVRRLSQRPTTEELEQRNILKQKNEAEEQEAKQEIKRRLSRKLSVRPTVAELVARRILRFNEYVEVTDAKDYDRRADKPWTRLTPADKAAIRKELNEFKSREMEVHEDSKQFTRFHRP from the exons TTGAGGGGTTGGAGAAATCTGCTTCACTGGCCAGCTGCGACGTGGGGGTGGAGTTCGCCAGCAATACCCAGAATGCACCTGCATCGCGGCAGCAGCGAGGGAAGCTGTCGTCGCTAGGGAAACTCTTCAAACCctggaagtggaggaagaagaaaaccaGCGACAAGTTCCAGGATCTTTCCAAAG tcctAGAGAGAAAAATCTCCACCAGGCAAACGAGGGAGGAGCTCATCAGGAAGGGAGTCCTCATCCCCGAag ACGAACCGGTCAGCAGTGAAAACCTCAACGGCCACGCCAAGGCCAGTGTGACATCAGAGGAGGTCAAAGTTGACATCGAGTCCCCAGAGACCGCGCTGGAGACACAGACCGCCGGCACAGAGGACAGACCAG CGAGACGCGATACTAAACCCCTCGCCGCCGCGAACCAGGCGCGGCCCCGAGAGGCGCAGGGCAAAAAGCAGCAGGGCGCCGCTCCGCCCGCGGCCTCCAAGCCTGCGGGTGGCGCCGCAGCCACGGCCCGGCACAGGGACGGCGCCTCGGGGGCTAAAAAGCCCGCTAAGGCCGCGGGCAAGGCGGGCTCGTCGACACAAGCTAAAGCTAACGCTCGCAGCGCTAACAACGCCGCTTCTGGCACCG ccaAGTCCTCGCATCCAAAGAAGGCAGGAGGCACAACAAAagccacctccgcctcctccgccccccGCCCTCGCTCTAAGGAGGCAGGCGCCGCAGCGCAATCTGATGGGAAGGACACGAGGACCAGGAAATCAGATGCTCCCACCTCTTCCTCCGCCACTCAGAAGGCTCCCACAGAGACTCCCAACCCGCCCGGAGACCTCAAatcctcgcctccctcctcagACACCAAGCCCAACCCGTCTAACGCCGCCGGCAATGAGACGGGAGGCGCTCAGGCCTCGCCAGCGCCGCCTCCCAACAGCTCGGCTGCAGGTGAGGAGACCCAGAGAGGTCTGGCTCCGGAACCCACGGCCCAGTCTCCCTCTCATGTCAACACGGCCACAGAGGACACATCCTTCTCAGAGGGGGAGGCAGACAGCAGGTCACATGGGAAAACAGGAAGGGAGggagcagaagaggagaagaacgGCGAAACCGAGTCCACTGTGCAGAACAGCCCGAG GTCAACCAGTGGACGGGCTGAGAGGCCGCAGGGCCTCAGCGTGAAAACGGACCAGGCGGAGGTGACCGTGATCCCGGACCGGCCGCGAGACAGCCAGACGAGCGACTCTGACTCCGACGGACCCATCCTGTAccgggacgaggaggaggaggacgaggaggaagacgagtaCACGAACA GTTCTCTGGCGAGCAAGATCCGACGGCGAGACACCCTGAACATCAAGCTGGGAAACCGACCCAGCaagaaagagctggaggagaagaacaTTTTGCCTCGAAGCTCGGAGACGGAGCGACACGAGCTGCGCCAGCAGATAGGCTGCAAACTAGTcag GCGCCTGAGCCAACGGCCgaccacagaggagctggagcagagaaacATCCTCAAGC AAAAgaatgaagcagaggagcaaGAGGCCAAGCAGGAGATTAAAAGGAGACTGTCTAGAAAG CTGAGCGTGAGGCCGACGGTGGCCGAGCTCGTCGCCCGCAGGATCCTGCGTTTCAATGAGTACGTGGAGGTGACGGATGCCAAGGACTACGACCGGCGGGCGGACAAGCCCTGGACGCGTCTGACTCCTGCTGACAAG gctGCTATCCGTAAAGAGCTGAACGAGTTTAAGAGCCGAGAGATGGAGGTTCATGAAGACAGCAAGCAGTTCACCAG ATTCCATCGGCCCTAA
- the phactr2 gene encoding phosphatase and actin regulator 2 isoform X2: protein MGQTAVSTVSQTASGKLYLHSLRRSPRALGLRDREGRQARTQRFEGLEKSASLASCDVGVEFASNTQNAPASRQQRGKLSSLGKLFKPWKWRKKKTSDKFQDLSKVLERKISTRQTREELIRKGVLIPEDEPVSSENLNGHAKASVTSEEVKVDIESPETALETQTAGTEDRPARRDTKPLAAANQARPREAQGKKQQGAAPPAASKPAGGAAATARHRDGASGAKKPAKAAGKAGSSTQAKANARSANNAASGTAKSSHPKKAGGTTKATSASSAPRPRSKEAGAAAQSDGKDTRTRKSDAPTSSSATQKAPTETPNPPGDLKSSPPSSDTKPNPSNAAGNETGGAQASPAPPPNSSAAGEETQRGLAPEPTAQSPSHVNTATEDTSFSEGEADSRSHGKTGREGAEEEKNGETESTVQNSPRSTSGRAERPQGLSVKTDQAEVTVIPDRPRDSQTSDSDSDGPILYRDEEEEDEEEDEYTNSSLASKIRRRDTLNIKLGNRPSKKELEEKNILPRSSETERHELRQQIGCKLVRRLSQRPTTEELEQRNILKQKNEAEEQEAKQEIKRRLSRKLSVRPTVAELVARRILRFNEYVEVTDAKDYDRRADKPWTRLTPADKAAIRKELNEFKSREMEVHEDSKQFTRFHRP, encoded by the exons TTGAGGGGTTGGAGAAATCTGCTTCACTGGCCAGCTGCGACGTGGGGGTGGAGTTCGCCAGCAATACCCAGAATGCACCTGCATCGCGGCAGCAGCGAGGGAAGCTGTCGTCGCTAGGGAAACTCTTCAAACCctggaagtggaggaagaagaaaaccaGCGACAAGTTCCAGGATCTTTCCAAAG tcctAGAGAGAAAAATCTCCACCAGGCAAACGAGGGAGGAGCTCATCAGGAAGGGAGTCCTCATCCCCGAag ACGAACCGGTCAGCAGTGAAAACCTCAACGGCCACGCCAAGGCCAGTGTGACATCAGAGGAGGTCAAAGTTGACATCGAGTCCCCAGAGACCGCGCTGGAGACACAGACCGCCGGCACAGAGGACAGACCAG CGAGACGCGATACTAAACCCCTCGCCGCCGCGAACCAGGCGCGGCCCCGAGAGGCGCAGGGCAAAAAGCAGCAGGGCGCCGCTCCGCCCGCGGCCTCCAAGCCTGCGGGTGGCGCCGCAGCCACGGCCCGGCACAGGGACGGCGCCTCGGGGGCTAAAAAGCCCGCTAAGGCCGCGGGCAAGGCGGGCTCGTCGACACAAGCTAAAGCTAACGCTCGCAGCGCTAACAACGCCGCTTCTGGCACCG ccaAGTCCTCGCATCCAAAGAAGGCAGGAGGCACAACAAAagccacctccgcctcctccgccccccGCCCTCGCTCTAAGGAGGCAGGCGCCGCAGCGCAATCTGATGGGAAGGACACGAGGACCAGGAAATCAGATGCTCCCACCTCTTCCTCCGCCACTCAGAAGGCTCCCACAGAGACTCCCAACCCGCCCGGAGACCTCAAatcctcgcctccctcctcagACACCAAGCCCAACCCGTCTAACGCCGCCGGCAATGAGACGGGAGGCGCTCAGGCCTCGCCAGCGCCGCCTCCCAACAGCTCGGCTGCAGGTGAGGAGACCCAGAGAGGTCTGGCTCCGGAACCCACGGCCCAGTCTCCCTCTCATGTCAACACGGCCACAGAGGACACATCCTTCTCAGAGGGGGAGGCAGACAGCAGGTCACATGGGAAAACAGGAAGGGAGggagcagaagaggagaagaacgGCGAAACCGAGTCCACTGTGCAGAACAGCCCGAG GTCAACCAGTGGACGGGCTGAGAGGCCGCAGGGCCTCAGCGTGAAAACGGACCAGGCGGAGGTGACCGTGATCCCGGACCGGCCGCGAGACAGCCAGACGAGCGACTCTGACTCCGACGGACCCATCCTGTAccgggacgaggaggaggaggacgaggaggaagacgagtaCACGAACA GTTCTCTGGCGAGCAAGATCCGACGGCGAGACACCCTGAACATCAAGCTGGGAAACCGACCCAGCaagaaagagctggaggagaagaacaTTTTGCCTCGAAGCTCGGAGACGGAGCGACACGAGCTGCGCCAGCAGATAGGCTGCAAACTAGTcag GCGCCTGAGCCAACGGCCgaccacagaggagctggagcagagaaacATCCTCAAGC AAAAgaatgaagcagaggagcaaGAGGCCAAGCAGGAGATTAAAAGGAGACTGTCTAGAAAG CTGAGCGTGAGGCCGACGGTGGCCGAGCTCGTCGCCCGCAGGATCCTGCGTTTCAATGAGTACGTGGAGGTGACGGATGCCAAGGACTACGACCGGCGGGCGGACAAGCCCTGGACGCGTCTGACTCCTGCTGACAAG gctGCTATCCGTAAAGAGCTGAACGAGTTTAAGAGCCGAGAGATGGAGGTTCATGAAGACAGCAAGCAGTTCACCAG ATTCCATCGGCCCTAA
- the phactr2 gene encoding phosphatase and actin regulator 2 isoform X7, which yields MGQTAVSTVSQTASVEGLEKSASLASCDVGVEFASNTQNAPASRQQRGKLSSLGKLFKPWKWRKKKTSDKFQDLSKVLERKISTRQTREELIRKGVLIPEDEPVSSENLNGHAKASVTSEEVKVDIESPETALETQTAGTEDRPAKSSHPKKAGGTTKATSASSAPRPRSKEAGAAAQSDGKDTRTRKSDAPTSSSATQKAPTETPNPPGDLKSSPPSSDTKPNPSNAAGNETGGAQASPAPPPNSSAAGEETQRGLAPEPTAQSPSHVNTATEDTSFSEGEADSRSHGKTGREGAEEEKNGETESTVQNSPRSTSGRAERPQGLSVKTDQAEVTVIPDRPRDSQTSDSDSDGPILYRDEEEEDEEEDEYTNSSLASKIRRRDTLNIKLGNRPSKKELEEKNILPRSSETERHELRQQIGCKLVRRLSQRPTTEELEQRNILKQKNEAEEQEAKQEIKRRLSRKLSVRPTVAELVARRILRFNEYVEVTDAKDYDRRADKPWTRLTPADKAAIRKELNEFKSREMEVHEDSKQFTRFHRP from the exons TTGAGGGGTTGGAGAAATCTGCTTCACTGGCCAGCTGCGACGTGGGGGTGGAGTTCGCCAGCAATACCCAGAATGCACCTGCATCGCGGCAGCAGCGAGGGAAGCTGTCGTCGCTAGGGAAACTCTTCAAACCctggaagtggaggaagaagaaaaccaGCGACAAGTTCCAGGATCTTTCCAAAG tcctAGAGAGAAAAATCTCCACCAGGCAAACGAGGGAGGAGCTCATCAGGAAGGGAGTCCTCATCCCCGAag ACGAACCGGTCAGCAGTGAAAACCTCAACGGCCACGCCAAGGCCAGTGTGACATCAGAGGAGGTCAAAGTTGACATCGAGTCCCCAGAGACCGCGCTGGAGACACAGACCGCCGGCACAGAGGACAGACCAG ccaAGTCCTCGCATCCAAAGAAGGCAGGAGGCACAACAAAagccacctccgcctcctccgccccccGCCCTCGCTCTAAGGAGGCAGGCGCCGCAGCGCAATCTGATGGGAAGGACACGAGGACCAGGAAATCAGATGCTCCCACCTCTTCCTCCGCCACTCAGAAGGCTCCCACAGAGACTCCCAACCCGCCCGGAGACCTCAAatcctcgcctccctcctcagACACCAAGCCCAACCCGTCTAACGCCGCCGGCAATGAGACGGGAGGCGCTCAGGCCTCGCCAGCGCCGCCTCCCAACAGCTCGGCTGCAGGTGAGGAGACCCAGAGAGGTCTGGCTCCGGAACCCACGGCCCAGTCTCCCTCTCATGTCAACACGGCCACAGAGGACACATCCTTCTCAGAGGGGGAGGCAGACAGCAGGTCACATGGGAAAACAGGAAGGGAGggagcagaagaggagaagaacgGCGAAACCGAGTCCACTGTGCAGAACAGCCCGAG GTCAACCAGTGGACGGGCTGAGAGGCCGCAGGGCCTCAGCGTGAAAACGGACCAGGCGGAGGTGACCGTGATCCCGGACCGGCCGCGAGACAGCCAGACGAGCGACTCTGACTCCGACGGACCCATCCTGTAccgggacgaggaggaggaggacgaggaggaagacgagtaCACGAACA GTTCTCTGGCGAGCAAGATCCGACGGCGAGACACCCTGAACATCAAGCTGGGAAACCGACCCAGCaagaaagagctggaggagaagaacaTTTTGCCTCGAAGCTCGGAGACGGAGCGACACGAGCTGCGCCAGCAGATAGGCTGCAAACTAGTcag GCGCCTGAGCCAACGGCCgaccacagaggagctggagcagagaaacATCCTCAAGC AAAAgaatgaagcagaggagcaaGAGGCCAAGCAGGAGATTAAAAGGAGACTGTCTAGAAAG CTGAGCGTGAGGCCGACGGTGGCCGAGCTCGTCGCCCGCAGGATCCTGCGTTTCAATGAGTACGTGGAGGTGACGGATGCCAAGGACTACGACCGGCGGGCGGACAAGCCCTGGACGCGTCTGACTCCTGCTGACAAG gctGCTATCCGTAAAGAGCTGAACGAGTTTAAGAGCCGAGAGATGGAGGTTCATGAAGACAGCAAGCAGTTCACCAG ATTCCATCGGCCCTAA
- the phactr2 gene encoding phosphatase and actin regulator 2 isoform X6 yields MMAEEAAMEDEADTQGEMRRFSSLWPLPRFRSQSDTSGFRSRVLLRLRGARSVEGLEKSASLASCDVGVEFASNTQNAPASRQQRGKLSSLGKLFKPWKWRKKKTSDKFQDLSKVLERKISTRQTREELIRKGVLIPEDEPVSSENLNGHAKASVTSEEVKVDIESPETALETQTAGTEDRPAKSSHPKKAGGTTKATSASSAPRPRSKEAGAAAQSDGKDTRTRKSDAPTSSSATQKAPTETPNPPGDLKSSPPSSDTKPNPSNAAGNETGGAQASPAPPPNSSAAGEETQRGLAPEPTAQSPSHVNTATEDTSFSEGEADSRSHGKTGREGAEEEKNGETESTVQNSPRSTSGRAERPQGLSVKTDQAEVTVIPDRPRDSQTSDSDSDGPILYRDEEEEDEEEDEYTNSSLASKIRRRDTLNIKLGNRPSKKELEEKNILPRSSETERHELRQQIGCKLVRRLSQRPTTEELEQRNILKQKNEAEEQEAKQEIKRRLSRKLSVRPTVAELVARRILRFNEYVEVTDAKDYDRRADKPWTRLTPADKAAIRKELNEFKSREMEVHEDSKQFTRFHRP; encoded by the exons TTGAGGGGTTGGAGAAATCTGCTTCACTGGCCAGCTGCGACGTGGGGGTGGAGTTCGCCAGCAATACCCAGAATGCACCTGCATCGCGGCAGCAGCGAGGGAAGCTGTCGTCGCTAGGGAAACTCTTCAAACCctggaagtggaggaagaagaaaaccaGCGACAAGTTCCAGGATCTTTCCAAAG tcctAGAGAGAAAAATCTCCACCAGGCAAACGAGGGAGGAGCTCATCAGGAAGGGAGTCCTCATCCCCGAag ACGAACCGGTCAGCAGTGAAAACCTCAACGGCCACGCCAAGGCCAGTGTGACATCAGAGGAGGTCAAAGTTGACATCGAGTCCCCAGAGACCGCGCTGGAGACACAGACCGCCGGCACAGAGGACAGACCAG ccaAGTCCTCGCATCCAAAGAAGGCAGGAGGCACAACAAAagccacctccgcctcctccgccccccGCCCTCGCTCTAAGGAGGCAGGCGCCGCAGCGCAATCTGATGGGAAGGACACGAGGACCAGGAAATCAGATGCTCCCACCTCTTCCTCCGCCACTCAGAAGGCTCCCACAGAGACTCCCAACCCGCCCGGAGACCTCAAatcctcgcctccctcctcagACACCAAGCCCAACCCGTCTAACGCCGCCGGCAATGAGACGGGAGGCGCTCAGGCCTCGCCAGCGCCGCCTCCCAACAGCTCGGCTGCAGGTGAGGAGACCCAGAGAGGTCTGGCTCCGGAACCCACGGCCCAGTCTCCCTCTCATGTCAACACGGCCACAGAGGACACATCCTTCTCAGAGGGGGAGGCAGACAGCAGGTCACATGGGAAAACAGGAAGGGAGggagcagaagaggagaagaacgGCGAAACCGAGTCCACTGTGCAGAACAGCCCGAG GTCAACCAGTGGACGGGCTGAGAGGCCGCAGGGCCTCAGCGTGAAAACGGACCAGGCGGAGGTGACCGTGATCCCGGACCGGCCGCGAGACAGCCAGACGAGCGACTCTGACTCCGACGGACCCATCCTGTAccgggacgaggaggaggaggacgaggaggaagacgagtaCACGAACA GTTCTCTGGCGAGCAAGATCCGACGGCGAGACACCCTGAACATCAAGCTGGGAAACCGACCCAGCaagaaagagctggaggagaagaacaTTTTGCCTCGAAGCTCGGAGACGGAGCGACACGAGCTGCGCCAGCAGATAGGCTGCAAACTAGTcag GCGCCTGAGCCAACGGCCgaccacagaggagctggagcagagaaacATCCTCAAGC AAAAgaatgaagcagaggagcaaGAGGCCAAGCAGGAGATTAAAAGGAGACTGTCTAGAAAG CTGAGCGTGAGGCCGACGGTGGCCGAGCTCGTCGCCCGCAGGATCCTGCGTTTCAATGAGTACGTGGAGGTGACGGATGCCAAGGACTACGACCGGCGGGCGGACAAGCCCTGGACGCGTCTGACTCCTGCTGACAAG gctGCTATCCGTAAAGAGCTGAACGAGTTTAAGAGCCGAGAGATGGAGGTTCATGAAGACAGCAAGCAGTTCACCAG ATTCCATCGGCCCTAA
- the phactr2 gene encoding phosphatase and actin regulator 2 isoform X4, which translates to MGQTAVSTVSQTASVEGLEKSASLASCDVGVEFASNTQNAPASRQQRGKLSSLGKLFKPWKWRKKKTSDKFQDLSKVLERKISTRQTREELIRKGVLIPEDEPVSSENLNGHAKASVTSEEVKVDIESPETALETQTAGTEDRPARRDTKPLAAANQARPREAQGKKQQGAAPPAASKPAGGAAATARHRDGASGAKKPAKAAGKAGSSTQAKANARSANNAASGTAKSSHPKKAGGTTKATSASSAPRPRSKEAGAAAQSDGKDTRTRKSDAPTSSSATQKAPTETPNPPGDLKSSPPSSDTKPNPSNAAGNETGGAQASPAPPPNSSAAGEETQRGLAPEPTAQSPSHVNTATEDTSFSEGEADSRSHGKTGREGAEEEKNGETESTVQNSPRSTSGRAERPQGLSVKTDQAEVTVIPDRPRDSQTSDSDSDGPILYRDEEEEDEEEDEYTNSSLASKIRRRDTLNIKLGNRPSKKELEEKNILPRSSETERHELRQQIGCKLVRRLSQRPTTEELEQRNILKQKNEAEEQEAKQEIKRRLSRKLSVRPTVAELVARRILRFNEYVEVTDAKDYDRRADKPWTRLTPADKAAIRKELNEFKSREMEVHEDSKQFTRFHRP; encoded by the exons TTGAGGGGTTGGAGAAATCTGCTTCACTGGCCAGCTGCGACGTGGGGGTGGAGTTCGCCAGCAATACCCAGAATGCACCTGCATCGCGGCAGCAGCGAGGGAAGCTGTCGTCGCTAGGGAAACTCTTCAAACCctggaagtggaggaagaagaaaaccaGCGACAAGTTCCAGGATCTTTCCAAAG tcctAGAGAGAAAAATCTCCACCAGGCAAACGAGGGAGGAGCTCATCAGGAAGGGAGTCCTCATCCCCGAag ACGAACCGGTCAGCAGTGAAAACCTCAACGGCCACGCCAAGGCCAGTGTGACATCAGAGGAGGTCAAAGTTGACATCGAGTCCCCAGAGACCGCGCTGGAGACACAGACCGCCGGCACAGAGGACAGACCAG CGAGACGCGATACTAAACCCCTCGCCGCCGCGAACCAGGCGCGGCCCCGAGAGGCGCAGGGCAAAAAGCAGCAGGGCGCCGCTCCGCCCGCGGCCTCCAAGCCTGCGGGTGGCGCCGCAGCCACGGCCCGGCACAGGGACGGCGCCTCGGGGGCTAAAAAGCCCGCTAAGGCCGCGGGCAAGGCGGGCTCGTCGACACAAGCTAAAGCTAACGCTCGCAGCGCTAACAACGCCGCTTCTGGCACCG ccaAGTCCTCGCATCCAAAGAAGGCAGGAGGCACAACAAAagccacctccgcctcctccgccccccGCCCTCGCTCTAAGGAGGCAGGCGCCGCAGCGCAATCTGATGGGAAGGACACGAGGACCAGGAAATCAGATGCTCCCACCTCTTCCTCCGCCACTCAGAAGGCTCCCACAGAGACTCCCAACCCGCCCGGAGACCTCAAatcctcgcctccctcctcagACACCAAGCCCAACCCGTCTAACGCCGCCGGCAATGAGACGGGAGGCGCTCAGGCCTCGCCAGCGCCGCCTCCCAACAGCTCGGCTGCAGGTGAGGAGACCCAGAGAGGTCTGGCTCCGGAACCCACGGCCCAGTCTCCCTCTCATGTCAACACGGCCACAGAGGACACATCCTTCTCAGAGGGGGAGGCAGACAGCAGGTCACATGGGAAAACAGGAAGGGAGggagcagaagaggagaagaacgGCGAAACCGAGTCCACTGTGCAGAACAGCCCGAG GTCAACCAGTGGACGGGCTGAGAGGCCGCAGGGCCTCAGCGTGAAAACGGACCAGGCGGAGGTGACCGTGATCCCGGACCGGCCGCGAGACAGCCAGACGAGCGACTCTGACTCCGACGGACCCATCCTGTAccgggacgaggaggaggaggacgaggaggaagacgagtaCACGAACA GTTCTCTGGCGAGCAAGATCCGACGGCGAGACACCCTGAACATCAAGCTGGGAAACCGACCCAGCaagaaagagctggaggagaagaacaTTTTGCCTCGAAGCTCGGAGACGGAGCGACACGAGCTGCGCCAGCAGATAGGCTGCAAACTAGTcag GCGCCTGAGCCAACGGCCgaccacagaggagctggagcagagaaacATCCTCAAGC AAAAgaatgaagcagaggagcaaGAGGCCAAGCAGGAGATTAAAAGGAGACTGTCTAGAAAG CTGAGCGTGAGGCCGACGGTGGCCGAGCTCGTCGCCCGCAGGATCCTGCGTTTCAATGAGTACGTGGAGGTGACGGATGCCAAGGACTACGACCGGCGGGCGGACAAGCCCTGGACGCGTCTGACTCCTGCTGACAAG gctGCTATCCGTAAAGAGCTGAACGAGTTTAAGAGCCGAGAGATGGAGGTTCATGAAGACAGCAAGCAGTTCACCAG ATTCCATCGGCCCTAA
- the phactr2 gene encoding phosphatase and actin regulator 2 isoform X1, which produces MMAEEAAMEDEADTQGEMRRFSSLWPLPRFRSQSDTSGFRSRVLLRLRGARSVEGLEKSASLASCDVGVEFASNTQNAPASRQQRGKLSSLGKLFKPWKWRKKKTSDKFQDLSKVLERKISTRQTREELIRKGVLIPEDEPVSSENLNGHAKASVTSEEVKVDIESPETALETQTAGTEDRPARRDTKPLAAANQARPREAQGKKQQGAAPPAASKPAGGAAATARHRDGASGAKKPAKAAGKAGSSTQAKANARSANNAASGTAKSSHPKKAGGTTKATSASSAPRPRSKEAGAAAQSDGKDTRTRKSDAPTSSSATQKAPTETPNPPGDLKSSPPSSDTKPNPSNAAGNETGGAQASPAPPPNSSAAGEETQRGLAPEPTAQSPSHVNTATEDTSFSEGEADSRSHGKTGREGAEEEKNGETESTVQNSPRSTSGRAERPQGLSVKTDQAEVTVIPDRPRDSQTSDSDSDGPILYRDEEEEDEEEDEYTNSSLASKIRRRDTLNIKLGNRPSKKELEEKNILPRSSETERHELRQQIGCKLVRRLSQRPTTEELEQRNILKQKNEAEEQEAKQEIKRRLSRKLSVRPTVAELVARRILRFNEYVEVTDAKDYDRRADKPWTRLTPADKAAIRKELNEFKSREMEVHEDSKQFTRFHRP; this is translated from the exons TTGAGGGGTTGGAGAAATCTGCTTCACTGGCCAGCTGCGACGTGGGGGTGGAGTTCGCCAGCAATACCCAGAATGCACCTGCATCGCGGCAGCAGCGAGGGAAGCTGTCGTCGCTAGGGAAACTCTTCAAACCctggaagtggaggaagaagaaaaccaGCGACAAGTTCCAGGATCTTTCCAAAG tcctAGAGAGAAAAATCTCCACCAGGCAAACGAGGGAGGAGCTCATCAGGAAGGGAGTCCTCATCCCCGAag ACGAACCGGTCAGCAGTGAAAACCTCAACGGCCACGCCAAGGCCAGTGTGACATCAGAGGAGGTCAAAGTTGACATCGAGTCCCCAGAGACCGCGCTGGAGACACAGACCGCCGGCACAGAGGACAGACCAG CGAGACGCGATACTAAACCCCTCGCCGCCGCGAACCAGGCGCGGCCCCGAGAGGCGCAGGGCAAAAAGCAGCAGGGCGCCGCTCCGCCCGCGGCCTCCAAGCCTGCGGGTGGCGCCGCAGCCACGGCCCGGCACAGGGACGGCGCCTCGGGGGCTAAAAAGCCCGCTAAGGCCGCGGGCAAGGCGGGCTCGTCGACACAAGCTAAAGCTAACGCTCGCAGCGCTAACAACGCCGCTTCTGGCACCG ccaAGTCCTCGCATCCAAAGAAGGCAGGAGGCACAACAAAagccacctccgcctcctccgccccccGCCCTCGCTCTAAGGAGGCAGGCGCCGCAGCGCAATCTGATGGGAAGGACACGAGGACCAGGAAATCAGATGCTCCCACCTCTTCCTCCGCCACTCAGAAGGCTCCCACAGAGACTCCCAACCCGCCCGGAGACCTCAAatcctcgcctccctcctcagACACCAAGCCCAACCCGTCTAACGCCGCCGGCAATGAGACGGGAGGCGCTCAGGCCTCGCCAGCGCCGCCTCCCAACAGCTCGGCTGCAGGTGAGGAGACCCAGAGAGGTCTGGCTCCGGAACCCACGGCCCAGTCTCCCTCTCATGTCAACACGGCCACAGAGGACACATCCTTCTCAGAGGGGGAGGCAGACAGCAGGTCACATGGGAAAACAGGAAGGGAGggagcagaagaggagaagaacgGCGAAACCGAGTCCACTGTGCAGAACAGCCCGAG GTCAACCAGTGGACGGGCTGAGAGGCCGCAGGGCCTCAGCGTGAAAACGGACCAGGCGGAGGTGACCGTGATCCCGGACCGGCCGCGAGACAGCCAGACGAGCGACTCTGACTCCGACGGACCCATCCTGTAccgggacgaggaggaggaggacgaggaggaagacgagtaCACGAACA GTTCTCTGGCGAGCAAGATCCGACGGCGAGACACCCTGAACATCAAGCTGGGAAACCGACCCAGCaagaaagagctggaggagaagaacaTTTTGCCTCGAAGCTCGGAGACGGAGCGACACGAGCTGCGCCAGCAGATAGGCTGCAAACTAGTcag GCGCCTGAGCCAACGGCCgaccacagaggagctggagcagagaaacATCCTCAAGC AAAAgaatgaagcagaggagcaaGAGGCCAAGCAGGAGATTAAAAGGAGACTGTCTAGAAAG CTGAGCGTGAGGCCGACGGTGGCCGAGCTCGTCGCCCGCAGGATCCTGCGTTTCAATGAGTACGTGGAGGTGACGGATGCCAAGGACTACGACCGGCGGGCGGACAAGCCCTGGACGCGTCTGACTCCTGCTGACAAG gctGCTATCCGTAAAGAGCTGAACGAGTTTAAGAGCCGAGAGATGGAGGTTCATGAAGACAGCAAGCAGTTCACCAG ATTCCATCGGCCCTAA